One genomic region from Stutzerimonas decontaminans encodes:
- a CDS encoding Re/Si-specific NAD(P)(+) transhydrogenase subunit alpha, with protein MHIGVPLETHSGETRVAATPETVKKLIGQGHRVTLQSGAGLLSSVPDSAYEAVGATIGDAAAALAAELVLKVNAPDETELAQMQSGSVLLGMLNPFDNDCIARMAARGITAFALEAAPRTSRAQSLDVLSSQANIAGYKAVLVGAHHYPRFMPMLMTAAGTVKAARVLILGAGVAGLQAIATAKRLGAVVEASDVRPAVKEQIESLGAKFVDVPLETDEERECAEGVGGYARPMPASWMARQAQAVHERALQSDIVITTALIPGRNAPTLLQEATVEQMKPGSVIVDLAAGHGGNCPLTEIDQVVVRHGVTIVGQANLATLVPADASALYARNLLDFLKLVIDKDGQFQLNLEDDIVAACLMCRDGQVVRTNG; from the coding sequence ATGCACATCGGTGTTCCTCTCGAAACCCACTCCGGGGAAACGCGCGTCGCCGCGACCCCGGAAACCGTCAAGAAACTGATCGGCCAAGGGCACCGGGTGACGCTGCAAAGCGGCGCCGGGTTGCTTTCCAGCGTGCCGGACAGCGCCTATGAAGCGGTCGGCGCGACCATCGGCGATGCGGCCGCGGCACTTGCCGCCGAGCTGGTGCTGAAGGTCAATGCGCCGGACGAGACCGAACTGGCGCAGATGCAGTCCGGCAGCGTGCTGCTGGGCATGCTCAACCCGTTCGACAATGACTGCATCGCGCGCATGGCTGCCCGCGGTATCACCGCCTTCGCCCTGGAGGCCGCGCCGCGTACGTCCCGTGCACAGAGCCTGGACGTGCTCTCGTCGCAGGCCAACATCGCCGGCTACAAGGCGGTGCTGGTCGGTGCCCATCACTACCCGCGCTTCATGCCGATGCTGATGACCGCCGCCGGTACGGTGAAGGCCGCGCGCGTGCTGATCCTCGGCGCCGGCGTCGCCGGGCTGCAGGCCATCGCCACGGCCAAGCGCCTGGGTGCGGTGGTCGAGGCTTCGGACGTGCGCCCAGCGGTGAAGGAGCAGATCGAATCGCTCGGCGCCAAGTTCGTCGACGTGCCGCTGGAGACCGACGAGGAGCGCGAATGCGCCGAAGGCGTCGGTGGCTATGCGCGGCCGATGCCGGCCTCGTGGATGGCGCGTCAGGCGCAGGCGGTGCACGAGCGCGCGCTGCAGTCGGACATCGTCATCACCACCGCGCTGATCCCTGGCCGCAACGCGCCGACGCTGCTGCAGGAAGCCACCGTCGAGCAGATGAAGCCCGGCTCAGTGATCGTCGACCTGGCGGCCGGCCATGGCGGCAACTGCCCGCTGACCGAGATCGATCAGGTGGTGGTGCGCCACGGTGTGACCATCGTCGGCCAAGCCAACCTGGCGACGCTGGTGCCGGCCGACGCCTCGGCGCTGTACGCCCGCAACCTGCTGGATTTCCTCAAGCTGGTCATCGACAAGGACGGCCAGTTCCAGCTCAACCTCGAAGACGACATCGTCGCCGCGTGCCTGATGTGCCGCGACGGCCAGGTCGTGCGGACCAACGGTTAA
- a CDS encoding NAD(P) transhydrogenase subunit alpha, producing MDLISDGIYNLIIFVLAIYVGYHVVWNVTPALHTPLMAVTNAISAIVIVGAMLAAALTVTPLGKAMGTLAVALAAVNVFGGFLVTRRMLEMFKKKDRSAAKAEGK from the coding sequence ATGGATCTGATTTCAGACGGCATCTACAACCTGATCATCTTCGTGCTGGCGATCTACGTCGGCTACCACGTGGTCTGGAACGTCACCCCGGCTCTGCATACGCCGCTGATGGCGGTCACCAACGCGATCTCGGCGATCGTCATCGTCGGCGCCATGCTGGCCGCCGCGCTGACCGTCACCCCGCTGGGCAAAGCGATGGGCACCCTGGCCGTGGCGCTGGCCGCGGTCAACGTGTTCGGGGGCTTCCTGGTCACCCGTCGCATGCTGGAAATGTTTAAGAAGAAGGACCGCAGCGCGGCCAAGGCGGAGGGCAAGTAA
- a CDS encoding NAD(P)(+) transhydrogenase (Re/Si-specific) subunit beta codes for MSMNLITLLYLVASVCFIQALKGLSHPTTSRRGNLFGMIGMGLAVLTTVGLIFKLGSELATAGIGYVIVGLLIGGSVGTVMAKRVEMTKMPELVAFMHSMIGLAAVFIAIAAVVEPQSLGIVEHMGYAIPVGNRLELFLGAAIGAITFSGSVIAFGKLSGKYKFRLFQGAPVVFKGQHMVNLAVGLAIVGLGLVYTFTGNLTAFAIVVALAFVIGVLIIIPIGGADMPVVVSMLNSYSGWAAAGIGFSLNNSMLIIAGSLVGSSGAILSYIMCKAMNRSFFNVILGGFGADADAGGPAGAQLERNVKSGSADDAAFLLTNADTVIIVPGYGLAVARAQHALMELAEKLTHMGVTVKYAIHPVAGRMPGHMNVLLAEAEVPYEQVFEMEDINSEFGQADVVLVLGANDVVNPAAKNDPKSPIAGMPILEAYKAKTVIVNKRSMASGYAGLDNELFYMDKTMMVFGDAKKVVEDMVKAVD; via the coding sequence ATGAGCATGAACCTGATCACCCTGCTCTATCTGGTTGCCTCGGTGTGCTTCATCCAGGCACTGAAGGGCTTGTCCCACCCCACCACCTCACGTCGCGGCAACCTGTTCGGCATGATTGGCATGGGCCTGGCCGTACTGACCACGGTCGGCCTGATCTTCAAGCTCGGCAGCGAGCTGGCCACCGCCGGCATCGGCTACGTGATCGTCGGCCTGCTGATCGGCGGCAGCGTCGGCACCGTCATGGCCAAGCGCGTCGAGATGACCAAGATGCCCGAGCTGGTCGCCTTCATGCACAGCATGATCGGCCTGGCCGCGGTATTCATCGCGATTGCCGCGGTGGTCGAGCCGCAGTCGCTGGGCATTGTCGAGCACATGGGCTACGCCATTCCGGTGGGCAACCGCCTGGAGCTGTTCCTTGGTGCGGCCATCGGTGCCATCACCTTCTCCGGTTCGGTGATCGCCTTCGGCAAGCTGTCAGGCAAGTACAAGTTCCGCCTGTTCCAGGGCGCCCCGGTGGTATTCAAGGGCCAGCACATGGTCAACCTGGCCGTGGGCCTGGCGATCGTCGGCCTGGGTCTGGTCTACACCTTCACCGGCAACCTGACCGCCTTCGCGATCGTGGTGGCGCTGGCCTTCGTCATCGGCGTGCTGATCATCATCCCCATCGGCGGTGCGGACATGCCGGTAGTGGTGTCGATGCTCAACAGCTACTCGGGCTGGGCGGCCGCCGGTATCGGCTTCTCGCTGAACAACTCGATGCTGATCATCGCGGGCTCACTGGTGGGCTCGAGCGGCGCGATCCTCTCGTACATCATGTGCAAGGCGATGAACCGCTCGTTCTTCAACGTGATCCTCGGCGGCTTCGGTGCCGACGCCGATGCCGGCGGCCCGGCGGGCGCGCAGCTGGAACGCAACGTCAAGTCCGGTTCGGCCGACGACGCCGCCTTCCTGCTAACCAACGCCGACACCGTGATCATCGTTCCCGGCTACGGCTTGGCGGTGGCCCGCGCACAGCACGCGCTGATGGAGCTGGCGGAGAAGCTGACGCACATGGGCGTGACCGTGAAGTACGCGATTCACCCGGTCGCCGGCCGCATGCCGGGACACATGAACGTGCTGCTGGCCGAAGCCGAGGTGCCCTACGAGCAGGTTTTCGAGATGGAGGACATCAACTCCGAGTTCGGCCAGGCCGACGTGGTGCTGGTACTTGGCGCCAACGACGTGGTCAACCCGGCGGCGAAGAACGACCCGAAGTCGCCCATCGCCGGCATGCCGATCCTTGAGGCGTACAAGGCCAAGACAGTCATCGTCAACAAGCGCTCCATGGCCAGCGGCTATGCCGGCCTGGACAACGAGCTGTTCTACATGGACAAAACCATGATGGTCTTCGGCGACGCCAAGAAAGTCGTCGAGGACATGGTCAAGGCCGTGGACTGA
- a CDS encoding NAD(P)H-dependent oxidoreductase, whose product MKKILLLNGGKAFAHSAGQYNATLHQAANETLTAAGFEVRTTEIDAGYDVQQEVEKILWADALIYQMPGWWMGAPWTVKKYLDEVFTAGHGSLYANDGRTRSDASQKYGSGGLLQGKRYMISATWNAPQQAFDDPSDFFAGKGVDAVYLPFHKANEFLGLQGLPTFLCVDVMKRPQVEADVERYRRHLGEVFGFSV is encoded by the coding sequence ATGAAGAAGATTCTGCTACTCAACGGCGGCAAGGCCTTCGCCCACTCGGCCGGCCAGTACAACGCCACGCTGCATCAGGCAGCCAACGAAACTTTGACGGCGGCCGGCTTCGAGGTCCGTACCACCGAGATCGATGCTGGCTACGACGTGCAGCAGGAGGTGGAGAAAATCCTCTGGGCCGATGCGCTGATCTATCAGATGCCCGGCTGGTGGATGGGCGCACCCTGGACGGTGAAGAAGTACCTCGACGAGGTGTTCACCGCCGGCCACGGCAGCCTCTACGCCAACGACGGCCGCACCCGCTCCGACGCCTCGCAGAAATACGGCAGCGGCGGTCTGTTGCAGGGCAAGCGCTACATGATTTCCGCGACCTGGAACGCGCCACAGCAGGCCTTTGACGATCCCAGTGATTTCTTCGCCGGCAAGGGCGTGGATGCGGTCTACCTGCCGTTCCACAAGGCCAACGAGTTTCTCGGCCTGCAGGGTCTGCCGACCTTCCTCTGTGTAGACGTGATGAAGCGGCCGCAGGTCGAGGCGGATGTCGAGCGCTATCGCCGGCACTTGGGTGAGGTGTTCGGCTTCAGCGTCTGA
- a CDS encoding bile acid:sodium symporter family protein, producing the protein MARPRLLPDNFTLALLGAVAIATLLPARGQGVVVFEWITNLAIGLLFFMHGAKLSGTAILAGMGHWRLHLLVFSCTFVLFPLLGLALRPVLTPMIGPELYLGILYLCALPATVQSAIAFTSLARGNIPAAVCSAAASSLIGIFLTPLLVLLLMGAQGEGGSTLDAIGKIVVQLLLPFIAGQIARRWIGDWVARNKGWLKNVDQSSILLVVYTAFSHAVVEGIWQQVPLPQLLGLVLACCLLLALALLITWLAARWLGFDLEDRITILFAGSKKSLATGIPMAQVLFAGGALGTLILPLMLFHQIQLMVCAVLAQRYASRPETTAVAKAS; encoded by the coding sequence ATGGCCAGACCCCGCCTGCTACCGGACAATTTCACCCTCGCCCTGCTCGGCGCGGTGGCCATTGCCACGCTGCTGCCGGCGCGCGGGCAGGGCGTGGTGGTGTTCGAGTGGATCACCAACCTGGCCATCGGCCTGCTGTTCTTCATGCACGGCGCCAAGCTGTCCGGCACTGCGATCCTCGCCGGCATGGGCCATTGGCGCCTGCATCTGCTTGTATTCAGCTGCACCTTCGTGCTGTTCCCGCTGCTCGGCCTGGCGTTGCGTCCGGTGCTGACGCCGATGATCGGGCCGGAGCTGTATCTCGGGATCCTCTATCTCTGCGCCCTGCCGGCCACGGTGCAGTCGGCCATCGCCTTCACCTCCCTGGCGCGCGGCAATATCCCGGCGGCGGTATGCAGCGCGGCGGCTTCCAGCCTGATCGGCATCTTCCTCACGCCGCTGCTGGTACTGCTGCTGATGGGCGCGCAGGGCGAAGGCGGCTCGACGCTGGATGCTATCGGCAAGATCGTCGTGCAGCTGCTGCTGCCGTTCATCGCCGGACAGATCGCGCGGCGCTGGATTGGCGACTGGGTGGCGCGCAACAAGGGCTGGCTAAAGAACGTCGACCAGAGCTCTATCCTGCTGGTGGTCTACACCGCGTTCAGCCATGCGGTGGTCGAGGGCATCTGGCAGCAGGTGCCGCTGCCGCAGCTGCTGGGGCTGGTGCTGGCCTGCTGTCTGCTACTCGCGTTGGCCCTGCTGATCACCTGGCTGGCGGCGCGCTGGCTGGGCTTCGACCTGGAGGACCGCATCACCATTCTCTTCGCCGGCTCGAAGAAGAGCCTGGCCACCGGCATCCCCATGGCGCAGGTGCTGTTCGCCGGCGGTGCGCTGGGCACGCTGATCCTGCCGTTGATGCTGTTCCACCAGATTCAGCTGATGGTCTGCGCGGTACTGGCGCAGCGCTATGCGTCGCGACCAGAAACAACAGCGGTCGCAAAAGCGAGCTGA
- a CDS encoding AraC family transcriptional regulator, giving the protein MSRKGQASLAQRSIPVMDALPRPLFARSESLAERTITPRHSHPWAQLSYAISGVLRVHTERGRFLAPPQRAILIPPGLLHEVISSPQTEMRSLYIDQRAVAWAPEHCQVLAVSPLLRELIRAFGALPAEYDEQGAEGRLAAVLLDQLRAAPAIGYSLPWPGDARLRQLCEALYEQPDLPLSLKQWSERLQVSEKTLTRQYQRDTGLSFRAWRQRLRLLSALPLLEQGQPVTDVALACGYESTSAFIAAFGQQFGTTPGALARTPGR; this is encoded by the coding sequence ATGTCGAGAAAAGGACAGGCCAGCCTCGCCCAACGCAGCATTCCGGTCATGGATGCGCTGCCCCGACCGCTGTTCGCCCGCAGCGAATCCCTCGCCGAACGGACCATCACACCCCGCCACAGCCACCCCTGGGCGCAGCTGTCCTACGCCATCAGCGGCGTGTTGCGCGTGCATACCGAGCGCGGGCGCTTCCTCGCTCCGCCGCAGCGCGCCATCCTGATTCCGCCGGGCCTGCTGCACGAGGTGATCAGCTCGCCGCAGACCGAGATGCGCAGCCTGTACATCGACCAGCGCGCCGTGGCCTGGGCGCCCGAGCATTGCCAGGTGCTCGCAGTCAGCCCACTGCTGCGCGAGCTGATCCGCGCCTTTGGCGCGCTGCCGGCGGAGTATGACGAGCAAGGTGCCGAAGGCCGCCTGGCAGCGGTGCTGCTGGACCAGCTGCGGGCGGCGCCGGCAATTGGCTATTCCCTGCCCTGGCCCGGGGATGCCCGGCTTCGTCAGCTGTGCGAAGCGCTCTATGAGCAACCCGATCTTCCGCTCAGCCTTAAGCAATGGAGTGAGCGCCTGCAGGTCTCGGAGAAAACGCTGACGCGCCAGTACCAGCGTGACACCGGCCTCAGCTTCCGCGCCTGGCGCCAGCGCCTGCGCCTGCTCAGCGCGCTCCCTCTGCTGGAGCAGGGCCAGCCGGTAACCGACGTCGCGCTGGCCTGCGGCTACGAATCCACCTCGGCGTTCATCGCGGCCTTCGGCCAACAGTTCGGCACCACACCGGGCGCTCTGGCGCGCACACCGGGCCGATAG
- a CDS encoding DUF1127 domain-containing protein has protein sequence MDRTLSRPYVATRARRNWLQLLQVLQRWQRNYRTRQQLAQLDDRQLADVGISHSDRAAELDKPFWR, from the coding sequence ATGGACCGCACGCTGTCTCGTCCGTACGTCGCCACCCGCGCCCGCCGCAACTGGCTACAGCTGCTGCAAGTGTTGCAGCGCTGGCAGCGCAACTACCGTACCCGGCAGCAACTGGCGCAACTTGACGACCGCCAGCTGGCGGATGTCGGCATCAGCCATAGCGACCGCGCGGCGGAACTGGACAAGCCGTTCTGGCGCTGA
- a CDS encoding DUF2388 domain-containing protein → MSRILLPFFAAGLLLSGAASAASFTATTDMVVGGLINTVDATSDLTSSLRDDKLVLDARDDAARFVASRGDLRGAHLEAALQHIRSQQPQLQASDLQLAEAILAL, encoded by the coding sequence ATGTCCCGAATCCTGCTCCCCTTCTTCGCTGCCGGCCTGCTGCTGAGCGGCGCTGCCTCGGCAGCCAGTTTCACCGCCACCACCGACATGGTGGTCGGCGGCCTGATCAATACCGTGGATGCCACCTCGGACCTCACCTCGTCCCTGCGCGACGACAAGCTGGTGCTCGACGCCCGTGACGATGCCGCGCGCTTCGTTGCCAGCCGTGGTGATCTGCGCGGCGCCCATCTCGAGGCGGCGCTGCAGCACATTCGCAGCCAGCAACCACAATTGCAGGCCAGCGACCTGCAGCTGGCCGAGGCGATACTCGCCCTTTGA
- a CDS encoding DUF2388 domain-containing protein, protein MRSFSIAILLIAFTAGSAYALDVTTAGVVQTSYVSSQLTSAPFDNKLIAEARDDAAGFVASEGQLAAARLQAAMARLRQEHPELAASDLELAEAILVQ, encoded by the coding sequence ATGCGTTCGTTTTCCATCGCCATTCTGCTTATCGCTTTCACCGCCGGCTCAGCGTACGCCCTCGATGTCACCACCGCAGGCGTCGTGCAGACCAGCTACGTCAGCAGCCAACTGACCAGCGCCCCCTTCGACAACAAGCTGATCGCCGAGGCCCGCGACGACGCGGCCGGCTTCGTCGCCAGCGAAGGCCAGCTCGCAGCGGCTCGCCTGCAGGCGGCCATGGCGCGGCTGCGCCAGGAACACCCGGAGCTCGCCGCCAGCGACCTGGAACTGGCCGAAGCGATCCTCGTCCAATAA
- a CDS encoding DUF2388 domain-containing protein produces the protein MHKLLLAAPLALAIAAGTAQAQTLVATSNIVVRALDRSINFTSDVTSRISDMKVVVEAREDAASFVASAGEIRGAHLEAAIGTLRSEFPAARNASDLQLAEAILAL, from the coding sequence ATGCACAAGCTTTTGCTCGCCGCCCCGCTGGCGCTGGCCATTGCCGCGGGCACAGCCCAGGCGCAGACCCTCGTCGCCACCAGCAACATCGTGGTACGCGCGCTGGACCGCAGCATCAACTTCACCTCCGATGTCACCAGCCGCATCAGTGACATGAAGGTCGTCGTCGAAGCGCGTGAAGACGCCGCCAGCTTCGTCGCCAGCGCTGGCGAAATCCGCGGTGCCCATCTGGAGGCCGCGATCGGCACCCTGCGCAGCGAATTCCCCGCAGCGCGCAATGCCAGCGACCTGCAACTGGCCGAAGCCATCCTCGCCCTGTGA
- a CDS encoding DUF7844 domain-containing protein: protein MTRLGAWLLASCLSLASIAAHAELRLVLDSRTLNAEQRAASQALLDEAMAALPPRLVQSLDREVRVQWRDNLPDQAYGRAGGKRLELNRRLLPALTDGSAAEQKTNRPHGTVRRELLATVIHEVAHLYDRARLWSPSQHLLQGQCRQRASHLGQVGLPDHCRGQIDRRFTLSDEPRLLDLAGWPQRVGKRGLREQDNAHLARSPDPYELTSPLEFVAVNLEYFLLDPSYACRRPSLHRYFSEHFGWAPDTAADCTEDYPFLNAGREFGRTPLLSLDPSRVYEVDYLFAEANDAWVSRWGHSMLRLVICAPGREPGPDCRLDLDHHLVLSFRAFVDDVQLSSWDGLTGVYPSRLFILPLGQVIDEYTKVELRGLASVPLKLQREEIRALVERSAELHWSYDGDYYFLSNNCAVETLKLLRSGTARSDLVALDSIMPNGLLEVLIHRGLADASVLDDPREALRLGYHFDSYRDRYQAMFAVLKERLGLPQESVEQWLELDAVERQPWIDHADLRASAALLLVEQAALRRQLLLAQDELKNRYLGGRGRDATLNKADGALQEILANSGYLSRPAELLDGQGYGLPQPSEWTRLERESEQRQLRLNQLSEELDQEVRVLLGDERREELEAIEVNLAQIGEHLRGLHKAGGGLELP from the coding sequence GTGACCCGCCTCGGTGCGTGGCTGCTGGCGAGCTGCCTGAGCCTGGCCAGCATCGCGGCTCATGCCGAGCTGCGCCTGGTTCTCGACTCACGCACGCTGAACGCCGAGCAACGCGCCGCCAGCCAGGCGCTGCTGGACGAAGCCATGGCCGCCCTGCCCCCGCGCCTGGTGCAGAGTCTCGATCGCGAGGTGCGCGTGCAATGGCGCGACAACCTGCCGGACCAGGCCTATGGCCGCGCCGGCGGCAAGCGCCTGGAGCTCAACCGCCGCCTGCTGCCGGCGCTTACCGACGGCAGCGCTGCCGAGCAGAAGACCAATCGCCCCCACGGGACGGTGCGCCGCGAGCTGCTCGCCACCGTCATTCACGAAGTGGCGCATCTCTATGACCGCGCGCGCCTGTGGTCGCCCAGTCAGCACCTGCTGCAGGGCCAGTGCCGTCAGCGCGCCAGCCACCTCGGGCAGGTCGGCCTGCCGGATCACTGCCGGGGACAGATCGACCGCCGCTTCACCCTCAGCGATGAGCCGCGCCTGCTCGATCTGGCCGGCTGGCCGCAACGGGTCGGCAAGCGCGGCCTGCGCGAACAGGACAACGCCCACCTTGCACGCAGCCCAGATCCGTACGAGCTGACCAGCCCGCTGGAATTCGTCGCGGTGAACCTCGAGTACTTCCTGCTCGACCCCAGCTACGCCTGCCGGCGCCCGTCCCTGCACCGCTACTTCAGCGAACACTTCGGCTGGGCACCGGATACCGCTGCCGATTGCACCGAGGACTACCCATTCCTGAATGCTGGTCGCGAGTTCGGCCGCACGCCACTGCTGAGCCTCGATCCGTCGCGCGTCTACGAGGTCGACTACCTGTTCGCCGAAGCAAACGATGCCTGGGTCAGCCGCTGGGGCCACAGCATGCTGCGCCTGGTGATCTGCGCCCCCGGACGCGAACCCGGTCCCGATTGCCGGCTGGATCTGGATCACCACCTGGTATTGTCTTTCCGCGCCTTCGTCGACGATGTGCAGCTGTCGAGTTGGGACGGCCTCACCGGCGTCTATCCCTCTCGCCTGTTCATCCTGCCGTTGGGCCAGGTGATCGACGAATACACCAAGGTGGAGCTGCGCGGGCTGGCTTCGGTGCCGCTGAAACTGCAGCGCGAGGAGATTCGCGCACTGGTCGAGCGCAGTGCCGAACTGCACTGGAGCTACGACGGCGACTACTATTTCCTGTCCAACAACTGCGCGGTGGAAACCCTGAAACTGCTGCGCAGCGGCACGGCGCGCAGCGATCTGGTCGCACTGGACAGCATCATGCCCAACGGGCTGCTGGAAGTGCTGATCCACCGCGGCCTGGCCGACGCCAGCGTGCTCGACGATCCCCGCGAGGCGCTGCGCCTGGGCTACCACTTCGACTCCTACCGCGACCGCTACCAGGCCATGTTCGCCGTGCTCAAGGAACGCCTGGGTCTGCCGCAGGAAAGCGTGGAACAGTGGCTGGAACTCGACGCCGTCGAGCGCCAGCCATGGATCGACCACGCCGACCTGCGCGCCTCTGCCGCCCTGCTGCTAGTCGAACAGGCCGCGCTGCGCCGCCAGCTACTCCTCGCCCAGGACGAACTGAAGAACCGCTACCTCGGCGGCCGCGGTCGGGATGCCACGTTGAACAAAGCCGACGGCGCCCTGCAGGAAATCCTCGCCAACAGCGGCTACCTCAGCCGCCCCGCCGAACTGCTCGACGGCCAAGGCTACGGCCTGCCACAGCCCAGCGAATGGACCCGCCTGGAACGCGAAAGCGAACAACGCCAGCTGCGCCTGAATCAACTGAGCGAAGAGCTGGACCAGGAAGTGCGCGTGCTGCTGGGGGACGAGCGGCGGGAGGAGCTCGAAGCGATCGAAGTGAACCTGGCGCAGATCGGCGAGCATCTGCGTGGACTGCATAAGGCTGGGGGTGGGTTGGAGTTGCCGTGA